A section of the Triticum dicoccoides isolate Atlit2015 ecotype Zavitan chromosome 7A, WEW_v2.0, whole genome shotgun sequence genome encodes:
- the LOC119327548 gene encoding uncharacterized protein LOC119327548, whose product MDLVILWRGWLQDHPWPPTMHRARTRWWRSRKFRLNADVHFIVRGLQYLVRIQVWSGRSGKNPGRERRRRRHGRFGRSIRRPSTTATSGAMSKTWSKATETVPAASEPAQITGVAAKSTNTMATATALSASTAATNKVQEEGQETTRHPLTFSFLPFWLSFPATVAGVICLCVLWAETSADNV is encoded by the coding sequence atGGACCTCGTAATCTTGTGGCGGGGGTGGCTGCAGGACCATCCATGGCCCCCAACCATGCACCGGGCACGGACGCGGTGGTGGAGGAGCCGCAAGTTCCGGCTCAACGCCGACGTCCACTTCATCGTCCGCGGGCTCCAGTACCTCGTCCGCATACAAGTTTGGAGCGGCCGGTCCGGCAAGAATCCAGGCCGGgagcggcgccgccgccggcatggCCGGTTCGGGCGGAGCATTAGAAGGCCCAGCACCACCGCGACCTCGGGCGCCATGTCCAAGACGTGGTCCAAGGCGACGGAAACCGTTCCGGCGGCCTCCGAACCGGCGCAGATCACGGGCGTGGCGGCGAAGTCCACCAACaccatggcgacggcgacggccctGTCGGCGTCTACCGCCGCTACGAACAAGGTGCAGGAAGAAGGACAGGAGACCACGAGGCATCCTCTCACCTTTTCCTTTCTGCCCTTCTGGCTCTCTTTTCCGGCGACTGTCGCCGGCGTGATTTGCCTATGCGTGCTCTGGGCAGAGACAAGTGCTGATAACGTGTGA